The DNA region GTAGGCTCAAGGCTACCAATGATTCACCGTCGCGACCATAGTAATGCCCTTTATAAGAAGTCGGAATACCTTTGGGAGCTGCCGGTATCTGAAACATGATAACTCTTTTCCCTTGATACACAACTTCGTGTATTTCCGTAAAGGTGATGCCACAGTTAGTCCCTTCGGCTATTTCCCTTTTCAGAGCATCAAGCGAAGGACGTGTTGGTTTATATAAACTGCCTAAGATAGCATGGGTTTTATCATGAATGCCGAATAACAACCAGGCAAATTCTTCTTGGCGAAGATTGGCTTCGTTGCTAAGAGCTGAGAAGTATTCTCCCAACTTGAGTGTATCGAATCCATTCTGAGCTTTTTTGAATTCTACGACTTCATTTTCTCCCGGCAAGTGGATGAAATCCTCCAAAAGCTTTATGAGTTCTTGAGTTGTCATTCGGCATTAAGATTATTATTTACTTCACTTCACTACCCGGCTTCACTTCCTTCATCGTAGTAACCACAGAGAGCGAACCGTCAAAGTTCTCGGCAGAGAGGATCATACCTTCGCTGACGATGCCTTTCAGCTTACGCGGAGCAAGATTGGCAATGAAGCATACTTGCTTGCCTACCAGTTCTTCCGGATTGTAGTGCTGTGCGATACCACTGACGATAGTACGGTTTTCCAGTCCGTCGGCAATCTTGAATTGCAGTAATTTATCGGCTTTGGGGACTTTCTGGCATTCCAATACGGTGCCCACGCGAATATCCAGCTTCATGAAGTCATCGAATTCGATATTCGGGCGGATAGGATTAGCTTTGTAGTTGGCTTCCTCATTAGCCTTTTTCGTATCAAGCAACTTCTGTACCTGTGCTTCAATAACGCTGTCTTCTATCTTCTCGAAGAGCAATTCAGGAGTAGCCAACTGGTGTCCGGCCGGCAATAAATTAGTGCTGCCCAAAGTAGCCCAGTCGAAGCTGTCCATGTTCAGCATCTTACGTAGTTTCTCGCTGCTGAACGGTAGGAATGGTTCGAATGCAATGGCAAGGTTGGCAACCAGTTGCAGAGAGATGTTCAGGATAGTAGCTACACGATCCATATTCGTTTTGGCGATCTTCCAAGGTTCGGTATCTGCCAGATATTTGTTTCCGATGCGGGCCAGGTTCATGGCTTCCTTCTGTGCATCACGGAACTTGAATACATCCAGTAACTTTTCTACTTCTGTTTTTACATCAGAGAATTCTTTCAGTGTTTCGCGGTCGTAGTCCGTAAGTTCACCGGCAGCGGGTACTACACCATCGAAATACTTCTTGGTGAGTTGCAGGGCACGGTTCACGAAGTTACCGTAAACGGCTACCAATTCATTGTTATTGCGTGCCTGGAAATCTTTCCAGGTGAAATCATTGTCTTTAGTTTCAGGCGCATTGGCTGTCAGCACATAGCGAAGTACATCCTGCTTGCCGGGGAAGTCTACCAGGTATTCGTGCAACCATACGGCCCAATTGCGTGAAGTCGAAATCTTGTCGCCTTCCAGGTTCAGGAATTCATTACTCGGTACGTTATCAGGCAGAATAAAGCTGCCTTCCGCTTTCAGCATGGCAGGAAATACGATGCAGTGAAATACGATATTATCTTTACCGATAAAGTGAATCAGGCGGGTTTCGGGATCTTTCCACCAGGTTTCCCAAGTGTCGGGCAGCAACTCTTTTGTGTTGCTGATGTAGCCGATAGGGGCATCAAACCATACATACAGCACCTTTCCTTCCGCACCTTCTACGGGTACAGGAATCCCCCAATCAAGGTCACGGCTTACTGCACGGGGTTGCAGGCCCATGTCAAGC from Bacteroides sp. MSB163 includes:
- the metG gene encoding methionine--tRNA ligase, with the protein product MEKKFKRTTVTSALPYANGPVHIGHLAGVYVPADIYVRYLRLKKEDVIFIGGSDEHGVPITIRAKKEGVTPQDIVDRYHTLIKESFKEFGISFDVYSRTSSKTHHDTASEFFRKLYDKGDFIEKTSMQYYDEEAKTFLADRYITGECPHCHAEGAYGDQCEKCGTSLSPTDLINPKSAISGSKPVMRETKHWYLPLDQHESWLRQWILEDHKEWRPNVYGQCKSWLDMGLQPRAVSRDLDWGIPVPVEGAEGKVLYVWFDAPIGYISNTKELLPDTWETWWKDPETRLIHFIGKDNIVFHCIVFPAMLKAEGSFILPDNVPSNEFLNLEGDKISTSRNWAVWLHEYLVDFPGKQDVLRYVLTANAPETKDNDFTWKDFQARNNNELVAVYGNFVNRALQLTKKYFDGVVPAAGELTDYDRETLKEFSDVKTEVEKLLDVFKFRDAQKEAMNLARIGNKYLADTEPWKIAKTNMDRVATILNISLQLVANLAIAFEPFLPFSSEKLRKMLNMDSFDWATLGSTNLLPAGHQLATPELLFEKIEDSVIEAQVQKLLDTKKANEEANYKANPIRPNIEFDDFMKLDIRVGTVLECQKVPKADKLLQFKIADGLENRTIVSGIAQHYNPEELVGKQVCFIANLAPRKLKGIVSEGMILSAENFDGSLSVVTTMKEVKPGSEVK